ATTATCAATGGTTGCGCCCTAGATTTTTATTGGGATAAGGAGAAATCATGAGAATTTTAGATGAGAGTGGAAATCTGATTACTGGTATGCCTAATTTCAGCACAGGAAGATATTTGCAAAATTCCGATGGTGATTTGGTTTTTACAAAATATACGGATGCAGAATTGGCTGAAATAAAAGAACAGCAAGAATCGGACCCAATTATGCAATTGCAACTCGCAATGAAAAAAGTACAAAATGTTTTGGAGGTTCAAAATGAGTTTAAAAGGGATTGATGTCAGTGCTCATAATGGCTTTATTGATTGGAACGCTGTAAAAAATGATGAAATCGACTTTGCTATTATCCGTGCCGGTTATGGTAATGATATCAGTCAAAAAGATAAATCCTTTGATAGAAATATGCAGGGGGCAATCAATGCAGGGATTCCAGTCGGCGTGTATTGGTTCAGTTATGCAACTTCTGTTCAGGATGCGCAAAAAGAAGCGGAAACTTGTAAAACTGTTATCGCTCCGTATAAAGATAAAATTACATGGCCTGTCTTTTTTGATTACGAATATGATTCCGTTCGTTATTCCAGAGAACAGGGAGTTGAGCCGGATAAGATGCTTGTTACCAATATGGCGATTACATTTTTAGGTGCAATTTCTTCTGCTGGATATCAAGCAGGTAATTATTCAAATTTGGATTACTGCCGGAATTGGTTTGATATGAATAAATTAGCAAGTTATCCTTTATGGTTTGCACAGTATGATGTTAATTTGCCAAGTATTCCCTGTGCACTTTGGCAGTTTGGAGGAACTTCTGTCGCAGGCTGCAGCGGCAATATTGATACCAATATTGCTTATTCAAATTTCGAAAATAGCACAGCATCGGTCTCGACGCAGTCTCCCTCTTCTGAAATGAAAAAAATTAGAATAAAATATCGTGTAAGGACTCAAGAAAGCGGTTGGTTGCCGGAAGTAAATAATCTTTCGGATTTTGCCGGAATCGAGGGGCAGGCAATCACTGATCTTGCTGTTGGAGTGAACTGTGGGTCTGTTCGATATCGAGTCCATACAAAAGATGGAAACTGGCTGCCTGAAGTTAGTGGTTATGATACGGATGACTTTGAAAATGGATATGCAGGAAACGGCACACCGATTGATGCAGTGGCTGTTTATTATGAGACGCCTAATTTCATTCGGCCTTACAAAAAAGCTTGCTATCGGGTTTCTCCGCTCAACGGCGACTATTATGACTGGCAACAGGATGACGAAATAAAAAATGGTCAAGACGGTTATGCGGGCTGCTTTGGAGAAAAAATTGACCGATTCCAGATCACGGTCCGATAAAGGAGGTGATGGGAATGCCAACCGAAGTAGTAGTTGCGTTGATCGCTTTTTTGGGAACAGCGGTCGGTAGCTGGAGCGGAATTCGAGCCGCCAATAAATTGGTGGATTTTCGTTTGCAGAAATTGGAGGAGAAAGTCGCAAAACATAATCAGGTCGTTGAGCGTACTTATAGATTGGAAGAACAGATGAAAGCTGCAAATCACAGAATTAGTGATTTGGAGGATAAGGAGGATCATGATGAACATGACTGAATTTTTAAGCTGGGATTTTTTGGCAACGTTTGTGGGCGCGGCAGCTGTAACGAGTTTGCTGACGCAGTTTTTAAAAAACATTGGGGCACTGAGTAAAATGCCGACGCAGGGACTCAGCTATTTAATCGCGCTCTTTGTGCTGCTGATTTCTACGGCGGCCACCGGAGGATTTTTGCAGCCATGGACGGTTTGGGCTTTGATTCCGTTTAATGCGGTATTGGTCTCAACTTCCAGCAACGGAGCCTATCAGGCGATTGTTAGAACAAAAGGAAAATCATAAAATTGATTGTGAAATAGGAAAGACTTTATTAGTTAAATAAAAAGCGCAGGCTTTCTGTCTATAATGGCAAAAAGTCTGCACTTTTTTATTTTACATAAATGAGGAGGGATTATTTCCAATAATCCAAATCATCAGGATTTAGACCAACATCTGCAGCATGGAATACCGGATTTTTTCCGGCCTTTTTTTGCTTTTCATAGTCTTTACATGCTTTAACGGCGACGTTGCTCAGCGCCACACAGGCGGGGAGATTAATCATGCACATAATTGCCATCATAATGTCGGCAAGATCCCATGCAGCTGCCATTGGCAGAGTTGCACCGATCAAAACAATAAAAGAACAGAACAGACGGAATCCAACCATGAATTTTTTGCTGGGGATTTTGCGATGAATAAAGGTAAGGCAGTTGTCTACATAGAAAAGGTTTCCTAAAAGTGTTGTAAAGGCAAAAAGTACCATTGCAACTGTAACAAAAATGGGGCCAAATCCGCCGAGAACACTCGAAACAGCCTGTTGTACATAGGGGGCACCAGCAAGCTCTTTGGTTGGTGTAATGCCGGAACAGAGGCACATCAGAGCGGTTGCAGTGCAGAGTAAAAGTGTATCAATAAAGACGGAAAGGACCTGCACAAGTCCTTGCTTGACAGGATGAGAAACATCGGCAGCGGCTGCTGCATTTGGAGCAGAACCTACACCGGCTTCATTGGAATAAAGTCCACGTTTAATTCCGTACATCATGCAGGAACCTGCAATTCCGCCAAAGATCGATTTGAAATCAAAAGCATTTTCAAAAATCATGGCAAAAACATCAGGGATAATATTAAGATGCGCGAAGAAGACAATTAAAGAAACTGCTACATAGAGAAGGCCCATAATTGGTACAAGCAGGCTGGTCGCTTTTACAATTCGTTTTCCGCCGCCCAGCACACACCATGCAACAAGAGCGGCAAGTACAAAGCCAATAATCCATGGAGTAGAAGTGGGATCATAGAAGCTATAGATTGCAAAAGTGGATTGCAGGTTATAAGAAGCAAGCATGTTGAATCCACCAGCGTAAGTAAGGATTAAGCAAACAGCAAAAAGAAGTGCCAAACCACGATTGTGGAGTGCTGTTTCAATGTAATAAGCAGGGCCGCCGTAGCTGTCTCCATTTTCATCACGGCGTTTGAAAATCTGAGCGAGTGTGCTTTCAATAAAAGCAGAGGCTGCACCGATCAATGCAATTACCCACATCCAGAAGGCTGCACCGGGACCGCCAAGGCAAAGCGCTGTGGAAACACCAATAATATTACCAGTACCGACTCGGGAAGCGGTAGATACCATTAGAGCCTGAAAAGAAGAAACACTATTTTCTTTTGCAGGCTTTTCTGAGACGACCCGAATGGATTCCGCGAACATGCGAAGCTGAACAAAACGCGTTCGAAAGCTAAAAAAAAGACCTGCCGCGAGCAAGACAAT
This genomic window from Caproicibacterium sp. BJN0003 contains:
- a CDS encoding glycoside hydrolase family 25 protein; protein product: MSLKGIDVSAHNGFIDWNAVKNDEIDFAIIRAGYGNDISQKDKSFDRNMQGAINAGIPVGVYWFSYATSVQDAQKEAETCKTVIAPYKDKITWPVFFDYEYDSVRYSREQGVEPDKMLVTNMAITFLGAISSAGYQAGNYSNLDYCRNWFDMNKLASYPLWFAQYDVNLPSIPCALWQFGGTSVAGCSGNIDTNIAYSNFENSTASVSTQSPSSEMKKIRIKYRVRTQESGWLPEVNNLSDFAGIEGQAITDLAVGVNCGSVRYRVHTKDGNWLPEVSGYDTDDFENGYAGNGTPIDAVAVYYETPNFIRPYKKACYRVSPLNGDYYDWQQDDEIKNGQDGYAGCFGEKIDRFQITVR
- a CDS encoding alanine/glycine:cation symporter family protein translates to MMQILDGLDSFLYYPILIIVLLAAGLFFSFRTRFVQLRMFAESIRVVSEKPAKENSVSSFQALMVSTASRVGTGNIIGVSTALCLGGPGAAFWMWVIALIGAASAFIESTLAQIFKRRDENGDSYGGPAYYIETALHNRGLALLFAVCLILTYAGGFNMLASYNLQSTFAIYSFYDPTSTPWIIGFVLAALVAWCVLGGGKRIVKATSLLVPIMGLLYVAVSLIVFFAHLNIIPDVFAMIFENAFDFKSIFGGIAGSCMMYGIKRGLYSNEAGVGSAPNAAAAADVSHPVKQGLVQVLSVFIDTLLLCTATALMCLCSGITPTKELAGAPYVQQAVSSVLGGFGPIFVTVAMVLFAFTTLLGNLFYVDNCLTFIHRKIPSKKFMVGFRLFCSFIVLIGATLPMAAAWDLADIMMAIMCMINLPACVALSNVAVKACKDYEKQKKAGKNPVFHAADVGLNPDDLDYWK